In Cydia strobilella chromosome 6, ilCydStro3.1, whole genome shotgun sequence, one DNA window encodes the following:
- the LOC134742142 gene encoding probable cytosolic iron-sulfur protein assembly protein Ciao1 isoform X1 has translation MARMELLQTVTGHKGLVWNVSWHPLGKMFASCGEDKTIKLWSKEGQKWAIKTVLVDGHQRTIREVAWSPCGNFLATASFDATTAIWDKKSGQFECNATLEGHENEVKSVAWSQSGQLLATCGRDKSVWVWEVAGDDEYECASVLNAHNQDVKKVAWHPTLDILASASYDNTVKLYKEDPVDNDWSCVATLHSHESTVWSLAFDKTGERLATCSDDRTVKIWKEYKPDNQEGVMVADRDSVWKCVCTLSGYHSRCVYDIAWCHKTGLIATACGDDIIRIFKETDDSDPNAPTFDLICTKLNAHAQDVNCVAWNPTGNQELLSCSDDGEIRIWNTSDLTSGTSDV, from the exons ATGGCTAGGATGGAGTTGTTGCAAACTGTGACCGGTCACAAAGGGTTAGTGTGGAATGTATCATGGCACCCTCTCGGTAAAATGTTTGCTTCATGTGGAGAAGACAAGACCATCAAACTCTGGAGTAAAGAAGGGCAAAAATGGGCCATAAAGACAGTTCTCGTGGATGGACACCAACGCACCATTAGAGAAGTGGCATGGTCACCTTGTGGAAATTTCCTGGCTACAGCCAGCTTTGATGCAACCACAGCCATTTGGGACAAGAAAAGTG GTCAGTTTGAATGCAATGCTACACTGGAAGGACATGAGAATGAAGTAAAAAGTGTGGCATGGTCGCAATCAGGGCAGCTGCTGGCAACTTGTGGGCGAGACAAATCTGTGTGGGTGTGGGAAGTTGCAGGGGATGACGAATATGAATGTGCATCGGTTCTCAATGCCCACAATCAAGATGTCAAGAAA GTGGCATGGCACCCAACTCTAGACATCCTGGCTTCGGCATCCTATGACAACACTGTAAAGCTCTACAAGGAAGATCCTGTTGATAATGACTGGTCATGTGTAGCGACTTTGCACTCACATGAGTCTACCGTGTGGAGCTTAGCCTTTGATAAAACCGGAGAGAGACTGGCCACCTGCAGTGATGACAGAACTGTCAAAATATGGAAAGAATATAAACCTGACAATCAGGAGGGAGTGATGGTTGCAGACCGAGATTCTGTATGGAAATGTGTTTGCACACTCTCTGGTTATCACTCGAGATGTGTGTATGACATAGCGTGGTGCCATAAGACTGGGTTGATAGCTACTGCTTGTGGTGATGACATCATTAGAATATTTAAGGAGACTGATGACTCTGACCCTAATGCTCCgacatttgatttgatttgcacAAAACTGAATGCTCATGCTCAAGATGTAAATTGTGTTGCATGGAATCCTACTGGGAACCAAGAACTGCTTTCTTGTAGTGATGATGGTGAAATAAGAATATGGAACACTTCTGACCTGACTAGTGGCACAAGTgatgtttag
- the LOC134742143 gene encoding methylosome protein WDR77-like, protein MENSNKIVAPHLNAEVYRTDTTGNEAPSYLDYIKLHPDGSVLVGCSELTGRYWVGGAAIFKNIAEAKEISPKSMRSIQLDSGTADGCFIGKSSKVLICEDSGTIGIWSINEDNSWKQWNEERTVSEHDNGVMALDCLEPEKQYLTAGADGHIKVWDLTDMICIRNYSLAHCAAVSGVSVRPNSTTSFASGSLDMYITLWDDNIDKPVLDLVKNDCGIRCLQWIDENQLVYGDEAGVVRVMDVRYPANVTTLCDFPAPVHKVAVHPEHGRIAVCCDNKIVSVCDRVADSKSKVLYHDRHLHSNYVRGVAWDSSDANTLHSSAWDGLIRTHSVS, encoded by the exons ATGGAGAACAGTAATAAGATTGTGGCACCACACCTCAATGCCGAAGTATACAGGACAGATACGACTGGAAATGAAGCACCGTCGTACCTAGACTACATTAAGCTACATCCag atGGCAGTGTTCTTGTCGGTTGTTCAGAGCTGACAGGAAGATATTGGGTTGGGGGTGCCGCCATATTCAAGAATATCGCCGAAGCCAAGGAAATAAGCCCTAAATCTATGAGAAGTATTCAATTGGACTCTGGTACAGCTGATGGATGCTTTATAGGAAAATCTTCAAAG GTTTTAATATGTGAGGACAGTGGTACAATTGGCATTTGGAGCATAAATGAGGATAACTCATGGAAGCAATGGAACGAAGAAAGGACAGTTTCTGAGCATGACAATGGGGTGATGGCATTAGACTGCCTTGAGCCAGAGAAACAGTATCTGACAGCTGGTGCTGATGGCCATATTAAG gtGTGGGATCTGACTGACATGATCTGCATTAGGAACTACAGTTTAGCACACTGTGCAGCAGTGTCTGGTGTCTCAGTGAGACCTAACTCCACTACAAGCTTTGCTTCTGGATCTTTAGACATGTACATCACACTGTGGGATGATAATATAGACAAACCAGTTCTAG ACTTAGTTAAGAATGACTGTGGGATCCGTTGCTTACAATGGATAGATGAAAACCAGTTAGTGTATGGAGATGAGGCAGGAGTTGTCCGAGTGATGGATGTGAGATATCCTGCGAATGTGACCACACTGTGTGACTTCCCCGCGCCGGTGCATAAAGTTGCTGTGCATCCAGA ACACGGAAGAATAGCAGTCTGCTGTGACAATAAAATAGTTTCCGTATGCGACCGAGTGGCAGACAGCAAGTCGAAAGTACTATACCACGATCGTCACTTGCACAGCAACTACGTGCGAGGTGTGGCGTGGGACAGCAGTGACGCCAACACTCTGCACTCCTCGGCTTGGGACGGACTCATCAGAACTCATAGTGTTTCGTGA